The proteins below are encoded in one region of Bacillus vallismortis:
- the rplU gene encoding 50S ribosomal protein L21 — MYAIIKTGGKQIKVEEGQTVYIEKLAAEAGETVTFEDVLFVGGDNVKVGNPTVEGATVTAKVEKQGRAKKITVFRYKAKKNVHKKQGHRQPYTKLTIEKINA; from the coding sequence ATGTACGCAATCATTAAAACAGGCGGTAAACAAATCAAAGTTGAAGAAGGCCAAACTGTTTACATCGAAAAACTTGCTGCTGAAGCAGGTGAAACAGTTACTTTTGAAGACGTTTTGTTTGTTGGCGGAGACAACGTGAAAGTCGGCAACCCTACAGTTGAAGGCGCAACAGTAACGGCTAAAGTTGAAAAACAAGGCCGCGCGAAAAAAATCACTGTTTTCAGATACAAAGCAAAGAAAAACGTTCATAAAAAACAAGGTCATCGTCAGCCTTACACTAAATTGACGATCGAAAAAATCAACGCGTAA
- a CDS encoding M23 family metallopeptidase, which translates to MSHRADEIRKRLEKRRKQLTGSKRSSTQTVSEKQPPPSWVKVTDEEKHGTLPVYEDSISTFNGKHPLVKTDSIILKCLLSACLVLVSAIAYKTNIGPVSQIKPAVAKTFETEFQFASASHWFETKFGNPLAFLAPEHKNKDRQVEVSQDLVAPASGKVQQDFQDNGEGIKVETSSDTIDSIKEGYVVEVSKDSQTGLTVKVQHADNTYSIYGKLKDVDVALYDFVDKGKKLGSIKLDDHHKGVYYFAMKDGDRFIDPIQVISFE; encoded by the coding sequence ATGAGTCACAGAGCAGATGAAATCAGAAAACGGTTAGAGAAAAGAAGAAAACAGCTTACCGGCTCAAAACGTTCCTCTACTCAGACAGTTTCTGAAAAGCAGCCCCCCCCGTCCTGGGTGAAGGTAACCGATGAGGAAAAGCATGGAACTCTTCCGGTCTATGAAGATAGCATCTCGACATTCAACGGAAAACACCCTCTGGTGAAAACAGATTCAATAATCTTGAAATGTCTTCTGTCGGCTTGCCTTGTTCTCGTTTCCGCCATAGCCTATAAAACAAACATTGGGCCTGTCAGCCAGATTAAACCTGCCGTTGCCAAAACCTTCGAAACTGAATTTCAATTTGCCTCAGCAAGCCATTGGTTTGAAACGAAATTTGGCAATCCTCTTGCTTTTCTGGCCCCTGAACATAAAAATAAGGATCGGCAGGTCGAAGTGAGCCAAGATCTCGTTGCGCCTGCATCCGGGAAAGTGCAGCAGGATTTTCAGGACAATGGGGAAGGGATTAAAGTCGAAACAAGCAGTGATACAATTGATAGCATAAAAGAAGGCTATGTAGTTGAAGTCAGCAAAGACAGCCAGACGGGACTGACGGTTAAGGTGCAGCATGCGGATAATACCTACAGTATTTATGGCAAACTGAAAGATGTCGATGTTGCGTTATATGACTTTGTAGATAAAGGCAAAAAACTCGGCTCAATTAAATTGGATGACCATCATAAAGGGGTCTATTATTTTGCCATGAAAGACGGCGATAGATTTATTGATCCGATACAGGTGATTTCATTTGAATAA
- a CDS encoding SPOR domain-containing protein: MKKRKNKKNSKAAEKALKVTINGKEETVYEQETPETETEKNMTFSNWEEKRKAEQEVAASHEHPDEDEFNWDSEEDKVFKEDPKVVPPYQKKKTNLYAKGKAGTAKPIKRVAATIAFAAVIGTGLGLFALNISGNKEAAAPASLDGSLGSQTAKAGDTSADKQSTGAEKQAVPAEGTYKTYAVQAGKFSNEKGAETLAGQLTEKGYSAVALSKDDGYTYVIAGLASDKDVSQQLGQLLIDNDFEAWGGKELSLSIEQDMTDSFKETAELAAKAILGEDITKASVEKIEKSLGHNEASETGEKKAILQALEELEDPSAEAGWKAQQQLLAVIK; encoded by the coding sequence TTGAAAAAAAGGAAGAATAAAAAAAACAGTAAAGCCGCAGAAAAAGCCCTCAAGGTGACGATTAATGGAAAAGAAGAGACGGTTTACGAGCAAGAGACGCCTGAAACTGAGACGGAAAAAAACATGACATTTTCAAACTGGGAGGAAAAGAGAAAGGCAGAACAAGAGGTCGCAGCATCCCATGAACACCCTGATGAAGATGAATTTAACTGGGATTCCGAGGAGGACAAGGTGTTTAAAGAGGATCCAAAAGTCGTTCCGCCCTATCAAAAAAAGAAAACAAACCTGTATGCAAAAGGAAAAGCGGGGACAGCCAAACCCATAAAAAGAGTGGCGGCGACGATTGCCTTTGCAGCTGTCATAGGCACCGGATTAGGTTTATTCGCGTTGAACATCTCGGGCAATAAAGAAGCGGCGGCACCAGCCTCTTTAGATGGTTCCCTGGGCAGCCAAACAGCAAAGGCCGGGGATACTTCTGCTGATAAACAAAGCACAGGTGCGGAAAAGCAGGCGGTGCCTGCTGAAGGTACATATAAAACATACGCTGTACAAGCCGGAAAATTCTCAAATGAAAAGGGTGCCGAAACGTTAGCAGGACAACTGACTGAAAAAGGCTATTCCGCCGTTGCGTTGTCAAAGGATGACGGGTATACGTATGTCATCGCGGGTTTAGCTAGTGATAAGGACGTGTCGCAGCAATTAGGCCAGCTTTTAATCGACAATGATTTTGAAGCCTGGGGAGGCAAAGAGCTTTCCTTATCAATAGAGCAAGATATGACAGATTCTTTCAAGGAGACAGCGGAGCTTGCAGCAAAAGCGATTCTCGGCGAAGACATTACAAAGGCGAGTGTGGAGAAAATAGAAAAGTCTCTCGGTCATAATGAAGCGTCTGAAACAGGGGAGAAAAAAGCGATTTTGCAGGCGTTAGAAGAATTAGAGGATCCAAGTGCTGAAGCCGGTTGGAAGGCTCAGCAGCAGCTGTTAGCCGTCATTAAATAA
- the radC gene encoding RadC family protein, which translates to MVIHDLPLKLRDFPTKEKPRERLLKVGAENLANHELLAILLRTGTKHESVMDLSNRLLRSFDGLRLLKEASVEELSSIPGIGMVKAVQILAAVELGSRIHKLANEEHFVIRSPEDGANLVMEDMRFLTQEHFVCLYLNTKNQVIHKRTVFIGSLNSSIVHPREVFKEAFKRSAASFICVHNHPSGDPTPSREDIEVTRRLFECGNLIGIELLDHLVIGDKKFVSLKEKGYL; encoded by the coding sequence TTGGTCATACACGATCTGCCATTAAAACTCAGAGATTTCCCAACGAAAGAAAAGCCAAGAGAACGGCTGCTGAAAGTCGGAGCCGAGAACTTAGCGAATCATGAACTTTTGGCTATATTATTGCGGACAGGCACGAAACACGAGTCTGTTATGGATCTGTCCAACCGGCTTCTGCGCTCTTTTGACGGACTGCGTCTGCTGAAAGAGGCATCTGTTGAAGAGCTGTCGAGCATCCCGGGAATCGGTATGGTAAAAGCGGTTCAAATCCTGGCGGCAGTTGAGCTTGGAAGCCGTATTCATAAATTAGCCAACGAAGAACATTTCGTCATTCGCTCCCCGGAAGACGGCGCAAATCTTGTCATGGAGGATATGCGCTTTTTAACCCAGGAGCATTTTGTCTGTTTATACTTAAATACAAAAAACCAAGTCATCCATAAACGCACCGTCTTTATCGGAAGCTTGAATTCATCTATTGTCCACCCGCGTGAGGTGTTTAAAGAAGCGTTTAAACGATCTGCCGCTTCCTTTATCTGTGTTCATAATCATCCTTCTGGAGATCCGACGCCGAGCAGGGAAGATATTGAAGTGACAAGGCGGCTGTTTGAATGCGGAAACCTGATTGGCATCGAGCTGCTTGACCATTTGGTGATCGGGGACAAAAAATTTGTGAGTTTAAAGGAAAAAGGATATTTGTAA
- the spoIVFB gene encoding stage IV sporulation intramembrane metalloprotease SpoIVFB, whose amino-acid sequence MNKWIDLILKIHVHPFLWIIAALGLVTGHMKALLCLLLIVLVHELGHAALAVFFSWRIKRVFLLPFGGTVEVEEHGNRPLKEEFAVIIAGPLQHIWLQLAAWTLAEFSVIHQHTFELFTFYNLSILFVNLLPIWPLDGGKLLFLLFSKQLPFQRAHRLHLKTSLCFCLLLGCWVLFVVPLQISAWVLFVFLAVSLFEEYRQRHYIHVRFLLERYYGKNRELEKLLPLTVKAEDKVYHVMAEFKRGCKHPIIIEKSGQKLSQLDENEVLHAYFADKRTNSSMEELLLPY is encoded by the coding sequence TTGAATAAATGGATTGACCTTATTTTGAAGATACATGTGCACCCTTTTTTGTGGATTATCGCTGCGCTGGGCCTAGTCACAGGCCATATGAAAGCATTATTATGTCTGCTTCTGATTGTACTGGTCCATGAGCTGGGGCATGCTGCTCTGGCCGTGTTTTTTTCTTGGAGAATCAAACGTGTCTTTTTGCTGCCGTTTGGCGGAACGGTGGAAGTGGAAGAGCACGGGAATCGGCCGCTAAAGGAAGAGTTTGCGGTCATTATTGCCGGCCCTCTTCAGCATATCTGGCTTCAGCTTGCTGCCTGGACGCTTGCAGAATTCTCAGTGATTCATCAGCATACCTTTGAACTCTTCACCTTTTATAATCTTTCTATTTTATTTGTGAATTTGCTGCCGATCTGGCCGCTTGATGGCGGAAAATTGTTATTTCTGTTGTTTTCCAAGCAGCTTCCTTTTCAAAGAGCCCACCGGCTTCATTTAAAAACATCGCTCTGCTTCTGCCTGTTGCTGGGGTGTTGGGTTTTATTTGTGGTTCCTCTGCAAATCAGCGCATGGGTTTTGTTTGTCTTTCTGGCTGTTTCTTTGTTTGAGGAATACAGGCAAAGGCATTATATCCATGTGAGATTTCTCCTTGAGCGGTATTACGGAAAAAACCGTGAGCTTGAAAAACTGCTGCCGCTCACTGTAAAGGCAGAGGACAAAGTCTATCATGTGATGGCCGAGTTCAAGCGCGGATGCAAACACCCGATTATTATAGAGAAATCAGGGCAGAAACTGAGCCAGCTTGACGAGAATGAAGTCCTGCACGCTTACTTTGCCGATAAGCGGACGAATTCTTCTATGGAGGAACTGCTGCTGCCTTACTAA
- the mreC gene encoding rod shape-determining protein MreC, with protein MPNKRLMLLLLCIIILVAMIGFSLKGGRNTTWPEKVIGDTTGVFQNIFHTPAEFFAGIFENMNDLKNTYKENERLREKLDGQTQYEAKLQELEEENKSLRDELGHVSSIKDYKPILATVIARSPDHWAKQVKINKGTQQNVAKDMAVTNEKGALIGKIKSSGLNNFTSTVQLLSDTDRNNRVATKISGKKGSKGYGLIEGYDRDKKRLKMSIIERKDKQDVKKGDLIETSGTGGVFPEGLTIGEVTEVESDSYGLTKVAYVKPAADLSDLNNVIVVNRDVPTVDTEEEGS; from the coding sequence ATGCCGAATAAACGGTTAATGCTATTACTTCTGTGTATTATCATATTGGTGGCTATGATTGGATTTTCGCTGAAGGGCGGCCGCAATACCACCTGGCCTGAGAAAGTGATCGGCGATACGACGGGAGTATTTCAAAATATTTTTCATACGCCTGCCGAGTTTTTTGCAGGGATATTTGAGAACATGAATGATTTAAAAAACACATACAAAGAAAACGAGCGTTTGAGAGAGAAGCTTGACGGACAGACCCAATATGAAGCAAAGCTTCAAGAACTTGAAGAAGAAAACAAATCCTTGCGTGACGAGCTTGGTCATGTCAGTTCGATTAAAGATTACAAGCCGATTTTAGCGACGGTCATTGCCAGAAGCCCAGATCATTGGGCGAAACAGGTCAAAATTAATAAGGGAACTCAGCAAAACGTAGCGAAAGATATGGCTGTTACAAATGAAAAAGGCGCATTAATCGGCAAGATTAAAAGCTCCGGACTTAACAACTTTACGTCTACTGTTCAGCTTTTAAGCGATACTGACCGCAATAACAGAGTCGCGACAAAAATTTCCGGAAAAAAAGGCAGCAAAGGCTACGGATTGATCGAAGGCTATGACAGAGACAAAAAAAGGCTTAAGATGTCAATTATTGAGCGCAAAGATAAACAAGACGTGAAAAAAGGCGATCTTATTGAAACCTCAGGAACAGGCGGGGTTTTCCCAGAGGGGCTGACAATCGGTGAAGTGACGGAGGTTGAGTCAGATTCCTATGGATTAACGAAAGTTGCTTATGTAAAGCCTGCTGCTGACCTTTCTGATTTAAATAATGTGATTGTTGTTAACCGTGATGTGCCGACAGTCGATACAGAGGAGGAAGGATCGTGA
- a CDS encoding Maf family nucleotide pyrophosphatase: protein MTKPLILASQSPRRKELLDLLQLPYSIIVSEVEEKLNRNFSPEENVQWLAKQKAKAVADLHPHAIVIGADTMVCLDGECLGKPQDQEEAASMLRRLSGRSHSVITAVSIQAENHSETFYDKTEVTFWPLSEEEVWTYIETKEPMDKAGAYGIQGRGALFVKKIDGDYYSVMGLPISKTMRALRHFDMKA, encoded by the coding sequence ATGACAAAGCCGCTAATACTTGCGTCACAATCTCCACGCAGGAAAGAACTCCTCGATCTTCTCCAGCTGCCCTACTCCATTATTGTCAGTGAAGTAGAGGAAAAATTAAATCGAAACTTTTCACCAGAAGAAAACGTCCAATGGTTGGCAAAACAAAAAGCTAAGGCTGTGGCTGATCTCCATCCGCACGCAATCGTTATTGGCGCTGATACAATGGTATGCCTGGACGGCGAATGTCTCGGCAAACCGCAAGATCAAGAAGAAGCTGCTTCTATGCTGCGGAGGCTTTCAGGCAGAAGCCATTCAGTAATTACCGCGGTCAGTATACAAGCCGAAAATCACAGTGAGACATTTTATGATAAGACAGAAGTTACGTTTTGGCCCCTCAGTGAAGAAGAGGTTTGGACTTATATTGAAACGAAAGAGCCCATGGATAAAGCAGGTGCATACGGCATCCAAGGAAGAGGCGCGCTTTTTGTAAAGAAAATAGACGGAGATTATTATTCAGTCATGGGACTCCCTATATCAAAAACGATGAGAGCTCTTCGCCATTTTGATATGAAGGCATGA
- the mreB gene encoding cell shape-determining protein MreB: MFGIGTRDLGIDLGTANTLVFVKGKGIVVREPSVVALQTDTKSIVAVGNDAKNMIGRTPGNVVALRPMKDGVIADYETTATMMKYYINQAIKNKGMFARKPYVMVCVPSGITAVEERAVIDATRQAGARDAYPIEEPFAAAIGANLPVWEPTGSMVVDIGGGTTEVAIISLGGIVTSQSIRVAGDEMDDAIINYIRKTYNLMIGDRTAEAIKMEIGSAEAPEESDKMEIRGRDLLTGLPKTIEITGKEISNALRDTVSTIVEAVKSTLEKTPPELAADIMDRGIVLTGGGALLRNLDKVISEETKMPVLIAEDPLDCVAIGTGKALEHIHLFKGKTR; the protein is encoded by the coding sequence ATGTTTGGAATTGGTACAAGAGACCTTGGTATAGATCTTGGAACTGCGAATACGCTTGTTTTTGTAAAAGGAAAAGGAATTGTTGTGAGAGAGCCGTCAGTCGTCGCTTTGCAAACGGATACGAAGTCGATTGTTGCTGTCGGAAATGATGCGAAAAATATGATCGGACGGACACCGGGCAACGTTGTGGCTCTTCGCCCGATGAAAGACGGCGTTATCGCTGATTATGAAACAACGGCTACTATGATGAAATATTACATCAATCAAGCCATTAAAAATAAAGGCATGTTTGCCAGAAAACCATATGTGATGGTTTGTGTACCATCAGGCATTACAGCTGTTGAAGAACGCGCTGTCATCGATGCGACAAGACAAGCGGGAGCACGTGACGCCTATCCGATTGAAGAGCCGTTTGCCGCAGCAATCGGAGCTAATCTGCCGGTTTGGGAACCGACTGGAAGCATGGTTGTCGATATCGGGGGCGGTACGACAGAAGTTGCGATCATTTCCCTCGGAGGCATTGTAACGTCACAGTCAATCCGCGTAGCCGGTGATGAAATGGATGATGCAATTATCAACTACATCAGAAAAACGTACAACTTAATGATCGGTGACCGTACGGCTGAAGCGATTAAAATGGAGATCGGATCTGCAGAAGCGCCTGAAGAATCCGATAAAATGGAAATCCGCGGACGCGATTTACTGACAGGTCTGCCGAAAACAATCGAAATAACAGGAAAAGAAATTTCTAATGCTCTGCGCGACACTGTATCTACAATTGTGGAAGCAGTGAAAAGCACGCTTGAAAAAACACCGCCTGAGCTTGCAGCAGATATTATGGACAGAGGTATTGTGTTAACCGGGGGCGGAGCGCTTCTTCGCAATTTGGACAAAGTCATCAGCGAAGAAACAAAAATGCCGGTTCTTATCGCCGAAGACCCGCTTGATTGTGTAGCGATCGGAACAGGAAAAGCATTGGAGCACATCCATCTTTTCAAAGGGAAAACTAGATAA
- the mreD gene encoding rod shape-determining protein MreD: protein MKRFLLPFVMMLVFSAESIFTDLVHFPFVTDDQVLVPRFLMLVLIFMSAFINQKHAMIYGFIFGLLYDMNYTSLLGVYMFGFAGLCYLASKAFKVLHTNAFVVILIAVLAVCVLEFYVFGIQSLIHKDIMTFNGFVLDRFIPTVLLNIAAALILVLPFRLFFISLKKELRDE, encoded by the coding sequence GTGAAACGTTTCCTTCTCCCTTTCGTTATGATGCTTGTTTTTTCTGCGGAAAGCATTTTTACAGATCTGGTGCATTTCCCTTTCGTTACAGATGATCAGGTGCTTGTCCCGCGTTTTCTGATGCTGGTATTGATATTTATGTCGGCTTTCATCAACCAAAAGCACGCGATGATTTACGGGTTTATTTTCGGGCTTTTATATGACATGAACTATACAAGTCTATTAGGCGTTTATATGTTTGGGTTTGCCGGATTATGCTATTTGGCTTCAAAAGCATTTAAAGTGCTGCATACGAACGCTTTTGTGGTAATATTAATAGCTGTTCTCGCTGTCTGCGTGCTTGAATTTTACGTATTTGGCATTCAGTCTTTGATTCATAAAGACATCATGACGTTTAACGGATTTGTGCTTGACCGGTTTATACCGACAGTTTTATTAAATATTGCAGCCGCTCTTATTCTGGTTCTGCCATTTAGATTATTTTTTATCAGTCTAAAGAAAGAATTGAGAGATGAGTAA
- the minC gene encoding septum site-determining protein MinC has product MKTKKQQYVTIKGTKNGLTLHLDDACSFDELLDGLQNMLSIEQYTDGKGQKISVHVKLGNRFLYKEQEGQLTELISSKKDLFVHSIDSEVITKKEAQRMKEEAEIVSVSKIVRSGQVLQVKGDLLLIGDVNPGGTVRAGGNIFILGSLKGVAHAGCNGNNQAVIAASEMLPTQLRINHVLNRSPDHIQKGNEMECAYLDTDGNMVIERLQHLAHLRPDLTRLEGGM; this is encoded by the coding sequence GTGAAGACCAAAAAGCAGCAATATGTAACAATAAAAGGAACAAAGAATGGGTTAACATTGCATCTGGATGATGCGTGTTCTTTTGATGAGCTTCTCGATGGTCTTCAGAATATGCTGTCAATTGAACAATATACGGATGGTAAAGGCCAGAAAATCAGCGTCCATGTGAAGCTGGGAAATCGCTTTTTATATAAAGAGCAAGAGGGACAGCTGACCGAATTGATCTCGTCAAAGAAGGATTTGTTTGTTCATTCTATTGACAGTGAAGTCATTACTAAAAAAGAAGCACAGCGTATGAAAGAGGAAGCTGAAATTGTTTCCGTTTCAAAAATTGTCCGGTCAGGCCAAGTGCTGCAGGTAAAAGGAGATTTGCTCCTGATCGGGGATGTGAATCCAGGCGGAACAGTCAGGGCCGGAGGGAACATTTTCATTCTGGGCTCACTGAAAGGAGTCGCGCACGCCGGATGTAACGGAAATAATCAAGCGGTCATCGCCGCCTCTGAAATGCTGCCGACACAATTAAGAATCAATCACGTGTTAAATCGCTCCCCAGACCACATTCAAAAAGGGAACGAAATGGAATGTGCTTACTTAGATACAGACGGAAATATGGTCATTGAACGCCTTCAACATTTGGCTCATTTAAGACCTGATCTAACAAGGCTTGAGGGAGGAATGTGA
- a CDS encoding sporulation initiation phosphotransferase B, which yields MKDVSKKQEENISDTALTNELIHLLAHSRHDWMNKLQLIKGNLSLQKYDRVFEMIEEMVIDAKHESKLSNLKTPQLAFDFLTFNWKTHYMTLEYEVLGEIKDLSAYDQKLTKLMRKLFSLFDQAVSRESENHVTVSLQTDHPDRQLIMYLDFHGAFADPAAFDEIRQNCFEGIDIMRFEITGHECLIEIGLD from the coding sequence ATGAAGGATGTTTCAAAAAAACAAGAAGAAAATATAAGCGATACGGCATTAACAAACGAACTGATTCATCTGCTTGCCCATTCTCGGCATGATTGGATGAATAAGCTGCAGCTTATTAAAGGAAACTTAAGCTTGCAGAAGTATGACCGCGTTTTTGAAATGATTGAAGAAATGGTTATAGACGCAAAGCACGAATCAAAGCTCTCAAACCTGAAAACACCGCAATTGGCGTTTGATTTTCTGACGTTTAATTGGAAAACCCATTATATGACGCTTGAATATGAAGTCCTTGGAGAAATTAAGGATTTATCGGCTTATGATCAAAAGCTGACGAAGCTGATGAGAAAGCTGTTTTCTCTGTTTGATCAAGCTGTCAGCAGAGAGAGCGAGAATCATGTAACGGTTTCGCTTCAAACGGATCATCCTGACAGACAGCTGATTATGTATCTTGATTTTCATGGCGCCTTTGCCGATCCAGCTGCTTTTGATGAGATTCGGCAAAATTGCTTTGAGGGTATTGATATCATGCGTTTTGAAATCACAGGTCATGAATGCTTGATTGAAATTGGGTTGGACTAG
- a CDS encoding ribosomal-processing cysteine protease Prp yields the protein MIQATIRRSHDKGILSFEMTGHANFAEHGQDLVCAGVTAVVFGAVNAVIVLAGFEPLLDIGEDGGYFYFEFPESLDPEARQKAQLLIEGMIVSLETIERDYKDNLRVTTNII from the coding sequence ATGATTCAGGCAACAATCAGAAGGTCTCATGACAAAGGCATATTGTCTTTTGAAATGACAGGCCATGCCAATTTTGCTGAACATGGACAAGATCTTGTTTGTGCCGGAGTGACAGCCGTTGTGTTTGGAGCTGTTAACGCAGTCATTGTGCTCGCGGGCTTCGAGCCGCTTCTTGATATAGGGGAGGACGGGGGTTATTTTTACTTTGAATTCCCTGAATCTCTTGATCCGGAGGCGCGCCAAAAAGCTCAGCTGCTGATTGAAGGCATGATTGTTTCGCTGGAGACAATCGAACGAGATTACAAAGATAACTTGCGTGTGACCACAAACATAATATAG
- the rpmA gene encoding 50S ribosomal protein L27: MLRLDLQFFASKKGVGSTKNGRDSESKRLGAKRADGQFVTGGSILYRQRGTKIYPGENVGRGGDDTLFAKIDGTVKFERFGRDRKKVSVYPVAQ; encoded by the coding sequence ATGCTTAGATTAGATCTTCAGTTTTTCGCTTCTAAAAAAGGAGTAGGTTCTACAAAGAACGGACGTGACTCTGAGTCTAAACGTTTAGGTGCTAAACGTGCTGACGGTCAATTCGTAACAGGCGGTTCTATCCTTTACCGTCAACGCGGAACAAAAATTTACCCAGGTGAAAACGTGGGCCGCGGCGGAGATGACACTCTTTTCGCGAAAATCGACGGAACTGTTAAATTCGAACGTTTCGGACGTGACCGCAAAAAAGTGAGCGTATATCCTGTAGCTCAATAA
- the minD gene encoding septum site-determining protein MinD, producing the protein MGEAIVITSGKGGVGKTTTSANLGTALAILGKRVCLVDTDIGLRNLDVVMGLENRIIYDLVDVVEERCKMHQALVKDKRFDDLLYLMPAAQTSDKTAVAPEQIKNMVQQLKQEFDYVIIDCPAGIEQGYKNAVSGADKAIVVTTPEISAVRDADRIIGLLEQEENIEPPRLVVNRIRNHLMKNGDSMDIDEIVQHLSIDLLGIVADDDEVIKASNHGEPIAMDPKNRASIAYRNIARRILGESVPLQMLEEQNKGMMAKIKSFFGVRS; encoded by the coding sequence TTGGGTGAGGCTATCGTAATAACTTCGGGAAAAGGCGGAGTAGGTAAAACGACAACATCTGCGAACCTCGGTACCGCCTTAGCCATTTTAGGGAAGCGTGTATGCTTAGTAGATACTGATATAGGGCTGCGTAACCTAGATGTTGTAATGGGTCTTGAAAATAGAATTATTTATGATCTTGTTGACGTTGTAGAGGAAAGATGCAAAATGCATCAGGCGCTCGTAAAAGACAAACGTTTCGATGATCTGCTCTATTTGATGCCCGCTGCTCAAACGAGCGATAAGACAGCTGTTGCTCCTGAACAAATCAAAAATATGGTCCAACAGCTCAAACAGGAATTTGATTATGTCATCATAGACTGTCCTGCCGGAATTGAACAAGGATATAAAAATGCCGTTTCCGGAGCTGACAAAGCGATTGTGGTCACAACGCCTGAAATCTCAGCTGTTCGTGATGCTGACCGTATTATAGGGCTGCTTGAGCAAGAGGAAAACATTGAACCGCCGCGTCTCGTTGTCAACAGAATTAGAAATCACCTGATGAAAAACGGTGACTCGATGGATATCGATGAAATCGTACAGCATTTGTCGATCGATTTGCTCGGAATCGTGGCCGATGATGATGAAGTCATTAAAGCTTCCAATCACGGCGAACCGATTGCAATGGACCCGAAAAACCGCGCTTCCATTGCCTATCGCAACATTGCCCGCCGCATTTTAGGTGAATCGGTTCCTTTGCAGATGCTTGAAGAGCAAAACAAAGGAATGATGGCTAAGATTAAGTCATTTTTCGGAGTAAGATCATAA